In the genome of Nymphaea colorata isolate Beijing-Zhang1983 chromosome 9, ASM883128v2, whole genome shotgun sequence, one region contains:
- the LOC116260072 gene encoding uncharacterized protein LOC116260072 isoform X2, whose translation MWACGSSSTFLASALGIRRIRTQGRSAVYTLEASITDCHDSESSGPRKVVVVGTGWAGLGAAHHLCKQGFEVTVIGGHGGSSVSSEDSIFDRFDASLIHAFRQPSRNIFTLCNELEIQPFTNLMTSAVYSSESLEVKFPIFQNVPRLPSPLGTFVYPEFLNLSFFDRLTLLPLISAVIDFDNTDRAWRKYDSLTARELFRQVGCSEKLYRAVINPMIQVGLFALGEQCSAAALLGMMYYFMLAHQQDFDVVWCSGSIGEKIFRPWMAFMEEKGCQFLKSRRITDFSLNEETGKISELICGDETFLVDAIVFAVGVTELQHVIAASTLLQSRKEFLDVYNLRAVDVIAVRLWFDRKVKILRAGNIYSGVDDSAGWAFFDLNSLHEEYKDEAGSVIEANIYHANQFLHLQDEQVVAKVRSVLSSCIEGVEGAAVVKHLVLRCPETATLFFPGSYKFMMRGLSIDMAHGHRRRHMLLDLRQPTML comes from the exons ATGTGGGCGTGCGGTTCTAGCTCTACGTTTTTGGCTTCTGCCCTCGGTATCAGAAGGATCAGAACACAAGGGCGATCCGCCGTCTATACTTTAGAAGCTTCCATTACAGATTGCCACGATTCTGAGTCTAGTGGGCCCAGGAAAGTGGTGGTTGTTGGCACCGGTTGGGCTGGACTTGGAGCTGCTCACCATCTCTGCAAACAA GGATTTGAAGTTACTGTAATTGGTGGCCATGGCGGTAGTTCAGTGAGCTCGGAGGATTCAATTTTTGACCGTTTTGATGCATCATTGATTCACG CATTCAGGCAGCCGTCTCGCAACATATTTACTCTCTGTAATGAGCTAGAGATACAGCCGTTCACGAATTTGATGACTTCAGCAGTATACTCATCAGAGAGCCTGGAG GTAAAATTCCCTATTTTTCAGAATGTTCCTCGATTGCCAAGTCCTCTAGGGACCTTTGTCTATCCAGAG TTCCTTAACCTCTCATTTTTTGATCGTTTAACTCTCCTGCCCCTCATCAGTGCAG TCATTGACTTTGATAACACTGATCGTGCCTGGAGAAAATACGATTCTT TGACTGCAAGAGAGCTTTTTAGACAGGTTGGCTGTTCAGAAAAACTTTATAGGGCTGTCATCAACCCAATGATTCAAGTTGGATTGTTTGCTCTCGGGGAACAATGTAGTGCAGCAGCATTATTAGGAATGATGTACTATTTTATGCTTGCTCATCAG CAAGATTTTGATGTTGTTTGGTGCTCTGGATCAATTGGAGAGAAAATTTTCAGGCCTTGGATGGCATTTATGGAAGAGAAAGGTTGTCAGTTTCTTAAAAGCAGAAGGATAACTGATTTTTCTTTGAATGAAGAAACTGGAAAAATTTCAGAATTAATATGTGGAGATGAGACTTTTCTTGTCGATGCCATAGTATTTGCTGTTGGAGTTACTGAACTCCAACACGTCATCGCTGCTAG CACTCTGCTGCAATCTAGGAAAGAGTTTTTGGATGTGTACAACTTGAGAGCAGTTGATGTTATTGCAGTGAGATTATGGTTTGACAGGAAG GTAAAAATCTTAAGGGCAGGAAATATTTACTCCGGAGTAGATGATTCAGCTGGATGGGCTTTTTTTGATTTGAATTCTCTCCATGAAGAATACAAGGACGAAGCAGGTTCAGTTATAGAGGCTAACATT TATCATGCAAACCAATTCTTACATCTTCAAGATGAGCAAGTGGTAGCCAAAGTGAGATCGGTTCTATCAAGCTGCATTGAGGGAGTTGAAGGAGCGGCCGTGGTGAAGCATCTAGTTCTTAGATGTCCTGAAActgctacacttttttttcctG